One genomic window of Haloarchaeobius salinus includes the following:
- a CDS encoding endonuclease III domain-containing protein, protein MSDDEPDVNISGGDDGGGVAAEFTPGEAATRAETVVDRLGELYWQKTYGGKDGFECLVRTILSQNTSDVASQPAHDDLMASYGPVEDLAANLADATHDELAETISSAGLYNQKSEVIRDAAAWVLSEFGSTESFDEFVAAGDPDEVRETLLSVSGVGPKTADCVLLFAGGQGGVFPVDTHVHRIARRMGLAPADADHEGVREALEAAVPAEKCGFGHTAMIQFGREYCTARKPACLDDPEACPLADQCEQVGVYPETGEVVDPADAAEAD, encoded by the coding sequence ATGTCAGACGACGAACCCGACGTCAACATCTCCGGCGGCGACGACGGCGGTGGCGTGGCCGCCGAGTTCACCCCCGGAGAGGCCGCGACCCGCGCCGAGACCGTGGTCGACCGCCTCGGCGAGCTGTACTGGCAGAAGACCTACGGCGGCAAGGACGGCTTCGAGTGCCTCGTCCGCACCATCCTCAGCCAGAACACGAGCGACGTCGCGAGCCAGCCCGCCCACGACGACCTGATGGCCAGCTACGGCCCGGTCGAGGACCTCGCGGCCAACCTCGCCGACGCGACCCACGACGAGCTCGCCGAGACCATCTCCTCGGCCGGCCTCTACAACCAGAAGAGCGAGGTCATCCGCGACGCCGCCGCGTGGGTGCTCTCGGAGTTCGGCTCCACCGAATCGTTCGACGAGTTCGTCGCGGCGGGCGACCCCGACGAGGTGCGCGAGACGCTGCTGTCGGTCTCCGGCGTCGGCCCGAAGACGGCGGACTGCGTGCTGCTGTTCGCGGGCGGACAGGGCGGCGTCTTTCCCGTCGACACGCACGTCCACCGCATCGCACGTCGGATGGGTCTCGCACCCGCCGACGCCGACCACGAGGGGGTCCGGGAGGCGCTGGAGGCCGCCGTCCCGGCCGAGAAGTGTGGATTCGGGCATACTGCGATGATCCAGTTCGGCCGCGAGTACTGCACTGCGCGCAAGCCGGCGTGTCTGGACGACCCCGAGGCCTGCCCGCTCGCGGACCAGTGCGAACAGGTCGGCGTGTATCCCGAGACGGGCGAGGTCGTCGACCCGGCGGACGCGGCCGAAGCCGACTGA
- a CDS encoding GNAT family N-acetyltransferase, producing the protein MNVEPVTLEGEYVRLEPLSADEHLDDLIAAGNDEAIFRWFGTQHAGPEVMRKFVADAVEAQAKGDQLPFATVRQDTGEAIGSTRFGNIRHENRSVEIGWTWLTPDEQRTPANTEAKLLQLRHAFEQWGCVRVEFETAAANEPARAALERIGAVEEGILRKHMLVQGEPQDSAFFSIVDSEWPDVERDLTAKLDR; encoded by the coding sequence GTGAACGTCGAACCAGTCACGCTGGAGGGGGAGTACGTGCGGCTGGAGCCCCTGTCCGCCGACGAGCACCTCGACGACCTGATCGCCGCCGGGAACGACGAGGCCATCTTTCGGTGGTTCGGAACGCAACACGCCGGACCCGAGGTGATGCGGAAGTTCGTCGCCGACGCCGTGGAAGCGCAGGCGAAGGGCGACCAGCTCCCGTTCGCGACCGTGCGACAGGACACCGGCGAGGCCATCGGCTCGACCCGCTTCGGCAACATCCGGCACGAGAACCGCTCCGTCGAGATCGGCTGGACGTGGCTCACCCCCGACGAGCAGCGGACGCCGGCCAACACCGAGGCGAAGCTCCTGCAACTCCGGCACGCGTTCGAGCAGTGGGGCTGCGTCCGCGTCGAATTCGAGACGGCGGCCGCGAACGAACCGGCGCGAGCGGCGCTCGAACGAATCGGGGCCGTCGAGGAGGGCATCCTCCGCAAGCACATGCTCGTCCAGGGCGAGCCGCAGGACAGCGCCTTCTTCAGCATCGTCGATTCGGAGTGGCCCGACGTGGAGCGCGACCTGACGGCGAAGCTGGACCGGTGA
- a CDS encoding glycosyl hydrolase 2 galactose-binding domain-containing protein: MSSQWEGGRVLADTVGDGPPEVQSWESVSMPGRPARFAGADAVAYRLTFADPRSTAAQRALLEFQGLYGHARVWLNGELLGSHREYFVPARFEFEPAAENELVVECHRPADGFGGVYETDHVRDALAVPGIWWGIHLRLRPPAFLRDLVVNPRLTDDGGAIDVAVSVDAAEPVAEPVTLSLRPEGFRGGGAMEREQVAAGAGERITVTRTLALREPSLWWPRNHGDQHRYVVRAKFRDHEITTTTALRTVDFGTDDGLRVNGERVRARGVNLLPSDDLLADFERVDEAGFTLARLHAHVAPPELYDAADEAGVLVWQDCPLSGDVRVDPERGRAVARTLASTVDHHPSVALFGVHDDPETPFDARMGGGRMDRLRFRRRVGGETDARPTAEGIAHALPADRPVFPVCGQPGIGPDAAHLYPGWTFGDADAVDWLCATVPELTRVVTEFGAGSLTASGAEPAGLDRGVHDTVVGSADTAASQVTQARILKRVAETLRLQGADVLAGFCLRDTDAGGGMGVLGVDGEAKPAFDALATSLRPVVPVLCEVPAPGSRVEVRLLNDAPAQVEGTVRWSFDGLEAGGSEAGDAVSVAAPAFDSVGAGEVAVPADATAVELTLETGTTAVVNRYRL; encoded by the coding sequence ATGTCGAGCCAGTGGGAAGGCGGTCGCGTGCTCGCCGACACGGTCGGCGACGGGCCGCCCGAGGTGCAGTCGTGGGAGTCTGTGTCGATGCCGGGGCGGCCGGCGCGGTTCGCGGGCGCGGACGCGGTCGCCTACCGGCTCACGTTCGCGGATCCACGGTCGACGGCGGCGCAGCGCGCGCTGCTCGAGTTCCAAGGGCTGTACGGCCACGCTCGCGTGTGGTTGAACGGCGAGCTGCTCGGGAGCCATCGCGAGTACTTCGTCCCGGCCAGGTTCGAGTTCGAGCCGGCGGCGGAGAACGAACTCGTGGTGGAGTGTCACCGACCCGCGGACGGCTTCGGCGGGGTGTACGAGACCGACCACGTGCGCGACGCGCTGGCGGTGCCCGGCATCTGGTGGGGCATCCACCTGCGGCTGCGACCGCCGGCGTTCCTGCGCGACCTCGTGGTGAACCCGCGGCTCACGGACGACGGCGGGGCCATCGACGTGGCGGTGTCGGTGGACGCGGCGGAGCCGGTCGCGGAGCCGGTGACGCTGTCGCTGCGGCCGGAGGGGTTCCGCGGCGGCGGGGCGATGGAGCGCGAGCAGGTCGCGGCCGGGGCCGGCGAGCGGATCACGGTGACGCGGACGCTGGCGCTCCGGGAGCCGTCGCTGTGGTGGCCGCGGAACCACGGCGACCAGCACCGGTACGTCGTGCGGGCGAAGTTCCGCGACCACGAGATCACGACGACGACGGCGCTTCGGACGGTGGATTTCGGTACCGACGATGGCCTCCGCGTGAACGGCGAGCGGGTGCGGGCACGCGGGGTGAACCTGCTCCCGAGCGACGACCTGCTGGCGGACTTCGAGCGGGTCGACGAGGCGGGGTTCACGCTCGCGCGGCTGCACGCCCACGTCGCGCCGCCGGAGCTGTACGATGCGGCGGACGAGGCGGGCGTGCTGGTCTGGCAGGACTGCCCGCTGTCCGGCGACGTGCGCGTGGACCCGGAGCGTGGGCGGGCGGTCGCGCGAACGCTCGCGAGCACGGTGGACCACCACCCGTCGGTGGCACTGTTCGGCGTCCACGACGACCCGGAGACACCGTTCGACGCCCGGATGGGCGGGGGTCGCATGGACCGCCTGCGGTTCCGGCGGCGCGTCGGCGGGGAGACCGATGCACGGCCGACGGCCGAGGGGATCGCCCACGCGCTGCCCGCCGACCGGCCGGTGTTCCCGGTGTGTGGTCAGCCCGGCATCGGTCCCGATGCGGCGCACCTCTACCCGGGGTGGACGTTCGGCGACGCGGACGCGGTGGACTGGCTCTGTGCGACCGTGCCCGAGCTGACCCGCGTTGTCACCGAGTTCGGCGCTGGCTCCCTGACGGCGTCGGGAGCGGAGCCGGCGGGGCTCGACCGCGGGGTCCACGACACCGTCGTCGGGAGCGCCGATACAGCTGCCTCGCAGGTGACCCAGGCGCGGATTCTCAAGCGCGTGGCCGAGACGCTCCGGCTTCAGGGGGCCGACGTGCTCGCCGGCTTCTGCCTGCGCGACACCGACGCCGGCGGTGGGATGGGCGTGCTGGGCGTCGACGGGGAGGCGAAGCCGGCCTTCGACGCGCTGGCGACCTCCCTCCGGCCGGTGGTGCCGGTGCTCTGCGAGGTTCCCGCCCCCGGGAGTCGGGTGGAGGTTCGGCTGCTCAACGACGCGCCGGCGCAGGTCGAGGGGACCGTCCGCTGGTCGTTCGACGGCCTGGAGGCGGGTGGGTCCGAGGCAGGTGACGCGGTGTCGGTCGCGGCACCGGCGTTCGACAGCGTCGGTGCGGGCGAGGTTGCAGTGCCCGCCGACGCGACGGCCGTCGAGCTGACGCTCGAAACTGGAACTACGGCCGTAGTAAATCGATACCGTTTATAA
- the proS gene encoding proline--tRNA ligase has protein sequence MSGEQELGITESKEYNTGEWYAEVVQKAKLADYAPMGGFIVTRPRGYELWERLQDHLDGWFKETGVTNAYFPLFIPESYLEQEKDIVEGFDPEVAWVTHGGHEELEERLAVRPTSESIITPFISDWVRSHRDLPMRLNQWASVVRWEATETKPFFRTKEFLWQEGHTAHATDEGAWDEVMTRLDQYAKLYEDVLAIPVLRGCKPDHDKFPGADTTTSVEALMPDGKSVQGGTSHHLGQSFAKAYDVTFTDEDEDEQTAYTTSWGLSWRALGALIMTHSDDQGLVLPPKLAPEQVVIVPIYNEDNEEEVMQYSSEIAAELQEAGVRVHLDDRDERNPGFKFNEWELNGVPVRFEIGGYEVEDEEVTVVHRPDGEEVVEDRADIAEAVDDHLDAVFDKLYAAAEENLVENVRAVEDVNEILGTIGQHGGYVKTPWCGDEACEEAVKEKVHAEIVLVPMDDEDVPEAQLDDGEALELEHDECTMCGEPAEEVAYFAKTY, from the coding sequence ATGAGTGGAGAACAGGAGCTCGGCATCACCGAGTCCAAGGAGTACAACACGGGCGAGTGGTACGCGGAGGTCGTCCAGAAGGCGAAGCTGGCGGACTACGCGCCGATGGGCGGCTTCATCGTCACCCGACCGCGGGGCTACGAGCTGTGGGAGCGGCTGCAGGACCACCTCGACGGCTGGTTCAAGGAGACGGGCGTCACGAACGCCTACTTCCCGCTGTTCATCCCGGAGAGCTACCTGGAGCAGGAGAAGGACATCGTCGAGGGGTTCGACCCGGAGGTCGCGTGGGTGACCCACGGCGGGCACGAGGAGCTGGAGGAGCGCCTCGCCGTCCGCCCGACGAGCGAGTCCATCATCACGCCCTTCATCAGTGACTGGGTGCGCAGCCACCGCGACCTGCCGATGCGGCTGAACCAGTGGGCGAGCGTCGTGCGCTGGGAGGCGACGGAGACGAAGCCGTTCTTCCGGACGAAGGAGTTCCTCTGGCAGGAGGGCCACACCGCCCACGCGACGGACGAGGGTGCGTGGGACGAGGTGATGACCCGTCTCGACCAGTACGCGAAGCTGTACGAGGACGTGCTGGCGATTCCGGTGCTGCGTGGCTGCAAGCCCGACCACGACAAGTTCCCCGGCGCGGACACGACCACGTCGGTCGAGGCGCTGATGCCCGACGGGAAGTCGGTGCAGGGCGGCACCAGCCACCACCTCGGCCAGTCGTTCGCGAAGGCGTACGACGTGACGTTCACCGACGAGGACGAGGACGAGCAGACCGCGTACACGACCTCGTGGGGGCTGTCGTGGCGGGCGCTCGGCGCGCTCATCATGACGCACTCGGACGACCAGGGGCTCGTGCTGCCGCCCAAACTCGCCCCCGAGCAGGTCGTCATCGTCCCCATCTACAACGAGGACAACGAGGAGGAGGTCATGCAGTACTCCTCGGAGATCGCCGCGGAGCTGCAGGAGGCGGGCGTCCGGGTCCACCTCGACGACCGGGACGAGCGCAACCCCGGCTTCAAGTTCAACGAGTGGGAGCTCAACGGCGTGCCCGTCCGGTTCGAGATCGGCGGGTACGAGGTCGAGGACGAGGAGGTGACGGTGGTCCACCGACCGGACGGCGAGGAGGTCGTCGAGGACCGTGCAGACATCGCCGAGGCCGTCGACGACCACCTCGATGCGGTGTTCGACAAGCTGTACGCCGCGGCGGAGGAGAACCTCGTCGAGAACGTCCGCGCGGTCGAGGACGTCAACGAGATCCTCGGTACCATCGGCCAGCACGGTGGCTACGTGAAGACGCCGTGGTGCGGTGACGAGGCCTGCGAGGAGGCGGTGAAGGAGAAGGTCCACGCCGAGATCGTGCTCGTGCCGATGGACGACGAGGACGTGCCGGAGGCCCAGCTCGACGACGGCGAGGCGCTCGAACTCGAGCACGACGAGTGCACGATGTGCGGCGAGCCGGCCGAGGAGGTCGCGTACTTCGCGAAGACGTACTGA
- a CDS encoding DUF371 domain-containing protein: MEEVIHARGHANVTAEHASTFEVTTDDYLTPAGDCILAVDADRAPADFDDAFVAACREPGATITCTVEAGGHADTAIGVGHPDLAFDSGRSMVGRTSDYVDDRTVMLASSISAAGFDRDLVAALAAGADVTVTLAVE; encoded by the coding sequence ATGGAGGAGGTCATCCACGCCCGCGGCCACGCGAACGTCACCGCCGAGCACGCCAGCACGTTCGAGGTGACGACCGACGACTACCTCACGCCGGCGGGCGACTGCATCCTCGCCGTGGACGCCGACCGCGCCCCCGCCGACTTCGACGACGCGTTCGTCGCGGCCTGCCGCGAACCCGGCGCGACCATCACCTGCACCGTCGAGGCCGGTGGCCACGCGGACACCGCCATCGGCGTCGGCCACCCCGACCTCGCGTTCGACAGCGGGCGCAGCATGGTCGGACGCACCTCCGACTACGTCGACGACCGGACCGTCATGCTCGCGAGCAGCATCTCCGCGGCCGGCTTCGACCGCGATCTCGTCGCCGCGCTGGCAGCGGGTGCCGACGTGACCGTGACGCTGGCCGTGGAGTGA
- a CDS encoding NAD-dependent epimerase/dehydratase family protein: METALIIGGTRFIGRHAVEEFIDHGYEVTTFNRGNHENPFADDDRVAHVQGDRTDDAELAGAAREVEPDVVVDCVAYHPRDVRTACRIFDDVDAYVYISSGSAYGAEVMPKREDETALCDCTEAQAKDDSQESYGPRKAEGDRAVFAAAEDGVNAMAVRPCIVYGPHDYTERLDFWIDRVRNDDRVVVPGDGTNVWHRAYVEDVASALRVVAEEGAAGEAYNVGDRRMVTLEEMVELIADSLDTDVEVVHASERELGIGDLSLDDYILYRDYPHVLDTNKLAALGWESTPVDEAMQAAVDDHLESDRDGSEHDPGRENEERVLGVLDTL, from the coding sequence ATGGAGACGGCACTCATCATCGGCGGGACGCGGTTCATCGGTCGCCACGCGGTCGAGGAGTTCATCGACCACGGCTACGAGGTCACGACCTTCAACCGCGGGAACCACGAGAACCCGTTCGCGGACGACGACCGCGTCGCCCACGTGCAGGGCGACCGGACCGACGACGCCGAGCTCGCCGGCGCGGCGCGCGAGGTCGAGCCCGACGTCGTCGTCGACTGCGTGGCGTACCACCCGCGCGACGTTCGCACCGCCTGTCGAATCTTCGACGACGTGGACGCCTACGTCTACATCTCCTCGGGCTCGGCCTACGGTGCGGAGGTCATGCCGAAGCGGGAGGACGAGACCGCGCTCTGTGACTGCACCGAGGCGCAGGCGAAAGACGACTCCCAGGAGAGCTACGGCCCGCGGAAGGCCGAGGGCGACCGGGCGGTGTTCGCGGCTGCCGAGGACGGTGTGAACGCGATGGCCGTCCGGCCCTGCATCGTCTACGGGCCGCACGACTACACGGAGCGCCTGGACTTCTGGATCGACCGCGTGCGGAACGACGACCGCGTCGTCGTCCCCGGCGACGGCACGAACGTCTGGCACCGGGCGTACGTCGAGGACGTCGCGAGTGCCCTCCGGGTCGTCGCCGAGGAGGGCGCGGCCGGCGAGGCGTACAACGTCGGCGACCGCCGGATGGTCACGCTGGAGGAGATGGTCGAGCTCATCGCGGACAGTCTCGACACCGACGTGGAGGTCGTCCACGCCTCCGAGCGCGAGCTGGGAATCGGCGACCTCTCGCTCGACGACTACATCCTCTACCGCGACTACCCGCACGTGCTCGACACGAACAAGCTGGCCGCGCTGGGCTGGGAGTCGACGCCCGTGGACGAGGCGATGCAGGCCGCCGTCGACGACCACCTGGAGTCGGACCGCGACGGCAGCGAGCACGACCCCGGGCGCGAGAACGAGGAGCGCGTGCTCGGCGTGCTGGACACGCTGTAG
- the gltB gene encoding glutamate synthase large subunit codes for MNQPQRVTPASRGLADADDERSNCGVGMVMDLGGGSDHSVVADGLELLENLEHRGTTGAEPNTGDGAGILLQTPQAFLADELPVDLPETYAVGSFFFPQAAADREPMQELVESALDDRDLEVIHWRDVPTDNDGLGQTALDSEPDVWHAVVAPADDGVDTETFDRSLYEARRVVEKTVDEAEFEGAERFYVCSLDRKTLVYKGLLTGEQLPNYYPDLRDERVDSTFVMVHERFSTNTLGAWHLAHPYRGIVHNGEFNTIQGNVNWMRARETDLESDELDLDAVRPIIQDPDQSDTASVDNALELLTQERDLPHALRMLVPEAWRGDDSMDPARRDFYDYHASLVEPWDGPALVCATDGDRVGAVLDRNGLRPCRYDVTTDDRLVMASEAGALALDEHDVAERGRLQPGQLFLADPEQGRVVPDDEVFDELADGKYGEWVAQEQVSLADHADDDPRPTPPDDDAATELRARQTVYGYTRDELDNLIEPMSKKGKDPVGSMGDDTPLSVLSDYNRPLFSYFKQLFAQVTNPPLDYIREELVTSLETRMGYQRNLLGESPAHARQLVADSPVLTDTELGAIRGFDGGDGSGNVESRVVDITFPLDGDLESAVERVRADAAGAIRDGADVVVLSDRAVGDGRLPVPSLLATGAVHHHLVRNGLRNHAGLVVESGDPRTVHHTATLVGYGADAINPYLAFRTIADVTKGPDGADLAAAIDAYVEAVEGGLLKTMAKMGISTVESYQGAQIFEAVGLDSDFVAEYFEGTENRTEGIGIADIESDLRDRHATAYDAEGAPDLERSGEYENRSGGLHHQWNPNTVGALQQSVRAGDYEHYGEFAELINDQNEQLQTLRGLLEFDSDRESIPIEDVEPVSDIVGRISTAAMSLGSLSPEAHENNAVAMNRIGGKANTGEGGEPPERFDTEKECSVKQVASGRFGVTATYLASADELQIKMAQGSKPGEGGHLPGEKVNEMIAHVRKSTAGVGLISPPPLHDIYSIEDLKQLIYDLKASSPDADINVKLVSEAGIGTIAAGVAKANADVVHISGHSGGTGASPRTSIKNAGLPWELGLAEANQTLRRTGLRDRVRLSADGGLKTGRDVAVAALLGAEEYIFGTAALVTGGCVMARQCHKNTCPVGVATQREDLRARFPGTPDHVINYVTFVVQELREIMAELGFETVDEMVGRVDCLRQRDSDHPKAGKVDLSAVLADVGDGPRRKVREQDHELDGHLDYELLEGAEPALDRGQPVGIATEVSNTDRTVGAILSNAIASEYGEAGLPDGTVNVSLRGTAGQSFGAFLASGVALHLVGGANDHVGKGLSGGRIAVETPADAGFDPAENVAVGNVALYGSTDGECYVNGMAGERFAVRNSGATAVVEGVGDHGCEYMTGGVVAVLGGTGKNFAAGMSGGIAYVLDEDDSLEGDLNTGMVHLERDLDERDRAMLRRLVENHVAYTDSERGRELLANWDAALDSFVKVMPDAYERVLTEEDAADVREELPESASVDVGVGQTGFASSDD; via the coding sequence ATGAATCAGCCACAGCGGGTCACCCCTGCCAGCCGGGGGCTCGCGGACGCGGACGACGAGCGGTCCAACTGCGGGGTCGGGATGGTGATGGATCTGGGCGGCGGCAGCGACCACTCGGTCGTCGCCGACGGGCTCGAACTCCTCGAGAACCTCGAGCATCGCGGGACGACCGGCGCGGAGCCGAACACTGGCGACGGGGCGGGTATCCTGCTCCAGACGCCGCAGGCGTTCCTCGCCGACGAGCTCCCGGTCGACCTGCCGGAGACGTACGCCGTCGGCTCCTTCTTCTTCCCGCAGGCCGCCGCCGACCGCGAGCCGATGCAGGAGCTCGTCGAGTCCGCGCTCGACGACCGCGATCTCGAGGTGATCCACTGGCGCGACGTGCCGACGGACAACGACGGACTCGGCCAGACCGCGCTCGACTCCGAGCCGGACGTCTGGCACGCGGTCGTCGCCCCCGCGGACGACGGGGTCGACACCGAGACGTTCGACCGGTCGCTGTACGAGGCCCGGCGCGTCGTCGAGAAGACCGTCGACGAGGCCGAGTTCGAGGGTGCAGAGCGGTTCTACGTCTGCTCGCTCGACCGGAAGACGCTCGTCTACAAGGGGCTCCTGACGGGCGAACAGCTCCCGAACTACTACCCGGACCTGCGCGACGAGCGCGTCGACTCGACGTTCGTCATGGTCCACGAGCGCTTCTCGACGAACACGCTCGGGGCGTGGCACCTCGCACACCCGTACCGCGGCATCGTCCACAACGGCGAGTTCAACACCATCCAGGGCAACGTCAACTGGATGCGGGCCCGGGAGACGGACCTCGAATCGGACGAGTTGGACCTCGACGCGGTCCGACCCATCATCCAGGACCCCGACCAGTCCGACACCGCGAGCGTCGACAACGCGCTCGAACTGCTCACGCAGGAGCGCGACCTGCCCCACGCGCTGCGGATGCTCGTCCCCGAGGCGTGGCGCGGCGACGACTCGATGGACCCCGCCCGCAGGGACTTCTACGACTACCACGCCTCCCTCGTCGAGCCGTGGGACGGCCCCGCGCTGGTCTGTGCGACCGACGGCGACCGCGTCGGCGCGGTGCTCGACCGGAACGGGCTCCGGCCCTGCCGATACGACGTGACGACCGACGACCGGCTCGTGATGGCCAGCGAGGCCGGCGCGCTCGCCCTCGACGAGCACGATGTCGCTGAACGGGGCCGCCTCCAGCCCGGCCAGCTGTTCCTCGCCGACCCCGAGCAGGGGCGCGTCGTCCCCGACGACGAGGTGTTCGACGAGCTCGCCGACGGGAAGTACGGCGAGTGGGTCGCCCAGGAGCAGGTCAGCCTCGCCGACCACGCGGACGACGACCCGCGCCCGACGCCCCCCGACGACGACGCCGCGACCGAGCTGCGGGCCCGGCAGACCGTCTACGGCTACACCCGCGACGAGCTGGACAACCTCATCGAACCGATGAGCAAGAAGGGGAAGGACCCCGTCGGCTCGATGGGCGACGACACGCCGCTGTCGGTGCTGTCGGACTACAACCGACCGCTCTTCTCGTACTTCAAGCAGCTGTTCGCGCAGGTGACGAACCCGCCGCTGGACTACATCCGCGAGGAGCTCGTCACCTCGCTGGAGACGCGGATGGGCTACCAGCGCAACCTGCTCGGCGAGTCGCCCGCTCACGCCCGCCAGCTGGTCGCCGACTCGCCCGTCCTCACCGACACCGAGCTCGGCGCGATCCGGGGGTTCGACGGCGGTGACGGGAGCGGCAACGTCGAGAGCCGCGTCGTCGACATCACGTTCCCGCTCGACGGCGACCTCGAGTCGGCCGTCGAGCGCGTCCGGGCCGACGCCGCCGGGGCCATCCGCGACGGCGCGGACGTGGTCGTCCTCTCTGACCGCGCCGTGGGCGACGGCCGCCTGCCGGTCCCGAGCCTGCTCGCGACGGGCGCGGTCCACCACCACCTCGTGCGCAACGGCCTGCGGAACCACGCCGGGCTCGTCGTCGAGTCGGGCGACCCCCGCACCGTCCACCACACCGCGACGCTCGTCGGCTACGGCGCGGACGCCATCAACCCGTACCTCGCGTTCCGCACCATCGCCGACGTGACGAAGGGTCCCGACGGCGCTGACCTCGCCGCGGCCATCGACGCCTACGTCGAAGCCGTGGAGGGTGGGCTGCTGAAGACGATGGCGAAGATGGGCATCTCGACGGTCGAGAGCTACCAGGGCGCACAGATCTTCGAGGCAGTGGGCCTCGACTCGGACTTCGTCGCCGAGTACTTCGAGGGCACCGAGAACCGCACCGAGGGCATCGGCATCGCGGACATCGAGAGCGACCTGCGGGACCGCCACGCGACCGCCTACGACGCCGAGGGCGCGCCCGATCTCGAACGCTCCGGCGAGTACGAGAACCGCTCGGGCGGGCTGCATCACCAGTGGAACCCGAACACCGTCGGCGCGCTCCAGCAGTCGGTGCGGGCCGGCGACTACGAGCACTACGGCGAGTTCGCCGAGCTCATCAACGACCAGAACGAGCAGCTCCAGACCCTGCGCGGGCTGCTCGAGTTCGACAGCGACCGCGAGTCCATCCCCATCGAGGACGTGGAGCCGGTCTCGGACATCGTCGGGCGCATCTCGACGGCCGCGATGAGCCTCGGGAGCCTCTCCCCGGAAGCCCACGAGAACAACGCCGTCGCGATGAACCGCATCGGCGGCAAGGCCAACACCGGCGAGGGCGGCGAGCCCCCGGAGCGCTTCGACACCGAGAAGGAGTGCTCGGTGAAGCAGGTCGCCTCGGGGCGCTTCGGCGTCACCGCGACGTACCTCGCCAGCGCCGACGAGCTGCAGATCAAGATGGCCCAGGGTTCGAAGCCGGGCGAGGGCGGGCACCTCCCCGGCGAGAAGGTCAACGAGATGATCGCCCACGTCCGCAAGTCGACCGCCGGCGTCGGGCTCATCTCGCCGCCGCCGCTGCACGACATCTACTCCATCGAGGACCTCAAGCAGCTCATCTACGACCTGAAGGCGTCGAGTCCCGACGCGGACATCAACGTCAAGCTCGTCTCCGAGGCCGGCATCGGCACCATCGCCGCCGGCGTCGCCAAGGCGAACGCCGACGTCGTCCACATCTCCGGTCACTCCGGCGGGACCGGCGCGTCGCCGCGCACGTCCATCAAGAACGCCGGCCTGCCGTGGGAGCTCGGGCTCGCCGAGGCGAACCAGACGCTCCGGCGGACCGGCCTGCGCGACCGCGTCCGGCTCTCCGCCGACGGCGGCCTGAAGACGGGTCGCGACGTCGCCGTCGCCGCCCTCCTCGGTGCCGAGGAGTACATCTTCGGCACCGCGGCACTCGTCACCGGCGGCTGCGTGATGGCCCGCCAGTGCCACAAGAACACCTGCCCGGTCGGCGTCGCCACCCAGCGCGAGGACCTCCGAGCACGGTTCCCGGGCACGCCCGACCACGTCATCAACTACGTCACGTTCGTCGTCCAGGAGCTCCGCGAGATCATGGCCGAGCTCGGCTTCGAGACCGTCGACGAGATGGTCGGCCGGGTCGACTGCCTGCGCCAGCGCGACTCCGACCACCCGAAGGCCGGGAAGGTCGACCTCTCCGCCGTCCTCGCCGACGTGGGCGACGGCCCGCGCCGGAAGGTCCGCGAGCAGGACCACGAGCTCGACGGCCACCTCGACTACGAGCTGCTCGAAGGGGCCGAACCCGCGCTCGACCGCGGTCAGCCCGTCGGCATCGCCACCGAGGTGTCGAACACCGACCGGACCGTCGGGGCCATCCTCTCGAACGCCATCGCCAGCGAGTACGGCGAGGCCGGCCTGCCCGACGGCACGGTCAACGTCTCGCTCCGGGGCACCGCCGGGCAGTCCTTCGGCGCGTTCCTCGCCTCGGGCGTCGCGCTCCACCTCGTCGGCGGCGCGAACGACCACGTCGGCAAGGGGCTCTCCGGCGGGCGTATCGCCGTCGAGACGCCCGCAGACGCCGGCTTCGACCCCGCCGAGAACGTCGCGGTCGGCAACGTCGCGCTGTACGGCTCGACCGACGGCGAGTGCTACGTCAACGGCATGGCCGGCGAGCGCTTCGCGGTGCGCAACTCCGGCGCGACCGCCGTCGTCGAGGGCGTCGGCGACCACGGCTGCGAGTACATGACCGGCGGCGTCGTCGCCGTCCTCGGCGGCACCGGGAAGAACTTCGCCGCCGGGATGTCCGGCGGCATCGCCTACGTGCTCGACGAGGACGACTCGCTCGAGGGCGACCTGAACACCGGGATGGTCCACCTCGAGCGCGATCTCGACGAGCGCGACCGCGCGATGCTCCGCCGCCTCGTCGAGAACCACGTCGCCTACACCGACTCCGAGCGCGGCCGCGAGCTCCTGGCGAACTGGGACGCCGCGCTCGACTCGTTCGTGAAGGTCATGCCCGACGCCTACGAGCGCGTGCTCACCGAGGAGGACGCCGCCGACGTGCGCGAGGAGCTGCCCGAGAGCGCGTCCGTCGACGTGGGTGTGGGACAGACCGGGTTCGCGTCGAGCGACGACTAG